One genomic window of Polaromonas sp. SP1 includes the following:
- a CDS encoding ATP/GTP-binding protein translates to MREYKIVFTGTMGAGKTTAIAAISETPPVVTDVANNDASLAKAKTTVGLDFGQLTLDTGDRLRLFGTPGQARFDFMWRILAQNALGIIILVDNARPDPLADLDAYLTGFAEVLAHTPCTVGVGRMDTHTHPDLDAFSARLAAHGLVLPVLAVDVRRREEVALLIDTLLSQLESSITENET, encoded by the coding sequence ATGAGGGAATACAAAATCGTTTTCACCGGCACCATGGGCGCCGGCAAAACCACGGCCATTGCCGCCATCAGCGAGACGCCCCCGGTGGTCACCGACGTGGCGAACAACGACGCCTCGCTCGCCAAAGCCAAAACCACGGTGGGGCTGGACTTCGGGCAACTGACGCTGGACACCGGCGACCGGCTGCGACTCTTCGGCACGCCGGGGCAGGCGCGTTTTGACTTCATGTGGCGCATCCTGGCGCAAAACGCGCTCGGCATCATCATCCTGGTCGACAACGCCCGGCCCGATCCCCTGGCCGACCTCGACGCCTACCTCACGGGTTTTGCCGAAGTGCTGGCGCACACGCCCTGCACGGTGGGCGTAGGGCGGATGGACACCCACACACACCCTGACCTGGACGCATTTTCAGCGCGGCTCGCAGCGCACGGGCTGGTGCTGCCGGTGCTGGCGGTCGATGTGCGCCGGCGCGAAGAGGTGGCCTTGCTCATCGACACCCTGCTGTCCCAGCTGGAATCCTCAATAACGGAAAACGAAACCTGA
- the paoC gene encoding aldehyde oxidoreductase molybdenum-binding subunit PaoC translates to MKFDTPAITNPIDQLKVIGQPVDRIDGPLKTTGTAPYAYERHDAAPDAAYGYVVGAGIAKGRIASMDVRAARTSPGVIAIVTADNAGKLAKGSMNTAKLLGGPEIDHYHQAVALVVANTFEQARAAAQLVRITYLSTPGKFSLASEKDGAPLAKESDFAGPPETKVGDFAGAFAAAPVQLDATYTTPDQSHAMMEPHASTAAWTGDKLTVWTANQMIDWGVGDLAKTLGIPKANVRLVSPFIGGGFGGKLFLRADVLLAALGARAVGRPVKVALQRPLMMNNTTHRPATIQRIRLGAGRDGKLTAIGHDGWSGDLPGGGPETAVNQTRLLYAGANRLTSTRLAVLDLPEGNAMRAPGEAPGMMALEIAMDEMAEKLGLDPVEFRILNDTQVDPEKPERAFSQRQLIQCLRTGAQTFGWSRRIAQPAQLREGRWLIGMGVASAFRNNITMKSAARVRLDNTGLVTVETDMTDIGTGTYTVIAQTAAEVMGVPLQKVFVRLGDSAFPVSAGSGGQWGANSSTSGVYAACMKLREAVAQKLGMAPGDAAFSDGMVSAGGRSVPLADAAGAAGLVVEDTIEFGDLGKKFQQSTFGAHFVEVGVDLYTGEIRVRRMLAVCAAGRILNPKSARSQVIGAMTMGVGAALMEELAVDKRHGFFVNHDLAGYEVPVHADIPHQDVIFLDETDPTSSPMKAKGVGELGICGVGAAVANAVYNATGARVREYPITLDKLLEKLPAVV, encoded by the coding sequence GTGAAGTTCGACACCCCCGCCATCACCAACCCGATTGACCAGCTCAAGGTCATCGGCCAACCCGTCGACCGCATTGACGGCCCGCTGAAAACCACCGGCACCGCACCCTACGCCTACGAACGCCACGACGCCGCGCCCGACGCGGCTTACGGTTATGTCGTCGGCGCCGGCATTGCCAAGGGCCGCATCGCGTCCATGGATGTGCGCGCGGCCCGCACCTCGCCGGGCGTGATCGCCATCGTCACGGCAGACAACGCCGGCAAGCTTGCCAAGGGCAGCATGAACACCGCCAAACTGCTGGGCGGGCCGGAGATCGACCACTACCACCAGGCCGTGGCGCTGGTGGTGGCCAACACCTTCGAGCAGGCGCGCGCCGCCGCGCAGCTGGTGCGCATCACCTACCTGAGCACGCCGGGCAAGTTCAGCCTGGCCTCTGAAAAAGACGGCGCACCGCTGGCCAAGGAGTCCGACTTTGCCGGGCCGCCCGAAACGAAGGTAGGCGATTTCGCCGGCGCCTTCGCCGCAGCGCCTGTGCAGCTGGACGCCACCTACACCACCCCCGACCAGTCGCACGCGATGATGGAGCCGCATGCCTCCACCGCCGCGTGGACGGGCGACAAGCTCACGGTGTGGACGGCCAACCAGATGATCGACTGGGGCGTGGGCGACCTGGCCAAGACGCTGGGCATCCCGAAGGCCAATGTCAGGCTGGTCTCGCCCTTTATTGGCGGCGGCTTTGGCGGCAAGCTTTTTTTGCGTGCCGATGTGCTGCTCGCGGCGCTGGGCGCGCGCGCGGTGGGGCGGCCCGTCAAGGTCGCACTGCAGCGGCCGCTGATGATGAACAACACCACCCACCGGCCGGCCACCATCCAGCGCATACGGCTGGGGGCGGGGCGTGACGGCAAGCTCACCGCCATCGGCCATGACGGCTGGTCAGGCGACCTGCCCGGCGGCGGGCCCGAGACCGCGGTGAACCAGACGCGCCTGCTGTACGCCGGCGCCAACCGCCTCACCAGCACGCGGCTGGCCGTGCTGGACCTGCCCGAAGGCAATGCGATGCGCGCGCCGGGCGAAGCACCCGGCATGATGGCGCTGGAAATCGCGATGGACGAGATGGCCGAAAAGCTCGGGCTGGACCCGGTCGAGTTCCGCATCCTGAATGACACGCAGGTCGACCCTGAAAAACCCGAACGCGCCTTCTCGCAGCGCCAGCTGATCCAGTGCCTGAGAACCGGCGCGCAAACCTTTGGCTGGAGCCGGCGCATCGCCCAACCCGCCCAATTGCGCGAAGGCCGCTGGCTGATCGGCATGGGCGTGGCCTCCGCGTTTCGCAACAACATCACGATGAAGTCCGCTGCGCGCGTGCGGCTGGACAACACCGGCCTCGTCACCGTCGAGACCGACATGACCGATATCGGCACCGGCACCTACACCGTCATTGCGCAGACCGCCGCTGAAGTCATGGGCGTGCCGCTGCAAAAAGTGTTTGTGCGGCTGGGCGACTCCGCGTTTCCGGTGTCGGCCGGCTCCGGCGGGCAATGGGGTGCCAACAGTTCCACCTCGGGCGTGTACGCGGCCTGCATGAAGCTGCGCGAAGCGGTTGCCCAGAAACTGGGCATGGCGCCGGGCGATGCCGCCTTCTCTGACGGCATGGTCAGTGCGGGCGGTCGCAGTGTGCCGCTGGCGGACGCTGCCGGCGCCGCCGGGCTGGTGGTTGAAGACACCATCGAGTTCGGCGACCTGGGCAAAAAATTTCAGCAGTCGACCTTCGGTGCGCACTTTGTGGAAGTCGGCGTGGACCTCTACACCGGCGAGATCCGCGTGCGGCGCATGCTGGCGGTTTGCGCCGCGGGCCGCATCCTCAACCCCAAGAGTGCGCGCAGCCAGGTGATTGGCGCGATGACCATGGGCGTGGGCGCGGCACTGATGGAAGAACTCGCCGTCGACAAACGCCATGGCTTTTTTGTGAACCACGACCTGGCCGGCTATGAAGTGCCGGTGCATGCCGACATTCCGCACCAGGACGTCATCTTCCTGGACGAGACCGACCCGACCTCTTCACCGATGAAGGCCAAGGGCGTCGGTGAGCTGGGCATCTGCGGCGTCGGCGCCGCCGTGGCCAACGCGGTTTACAACGCCACCGGTGCGCGTGTGCGGGAGTACCCGATCACGCTGGACAAGCTGCTGGAGAAACTGCCGGCCGTCGTTTGA
- a CDS encoding xanthine dehydrogenase family protein subunit M, which produces MKPFTYERATSPAQAAAAVARNPAAKFIAGGTNLLDLMKLQIEAPAHLVDVNGLALDKIEATAEGGLRVGAMVRNTALASDERVRRDYGVLSRALLAGASGQLRNKATTAGNLLQRTRCSYFYDTDQPCNKRQPGSGCSALGGVTRQHGIIGTSQSCIATHPSDMAVAMRVLDAAVETVRPDGRTRVIPIADFHRLPGNTPHIETNLEPGELITAVTLPRPVGGAHIYRKVRDRASYAFALVSVAAIVQRDGSGKVALGGVAHKPWRVEAAEAAMPQGARALTLGLMAGAQVTPDNAFKLPLVERTIAAALAQARSAS; this is translated from the coding sequence ATGAAACCCTTTACCTACGAACGCGCCACCTCGCCGGCGCAAGCCGCCGCGGCGGTGGCGCGCAACCCGGCGGCCAAGTTCATCGCCGGCGGCACCAACCTGCTGGACCTGATGAAGCTGCAGATCGAAGCGCCTGCACACCTGGTCGATGTGAACGGCCTGGCGCTGGACAAGATCGAGGCCACGGCCGAGGGCGGCCTGCGTGTGGGCGCGATGGTGCGCAACACGGCGCTCGCCTCTGACGAGCGCGTGCGGCGCGACTACGGCGTGCTGTCACGCGCGCTGCTCGCCGGTGCCTCAGGCCAGTTGCGCAACAAGGCGACCACCGCGGGCAACCTGCTGCAGCGCACGCGTTGCTCTTATTTCTACGACACCGACCAGCCCTGCAACAAGCGCCAGCCGGGCAGCGGCTGCAGCGCCCTGGGCGGCGTGACGCGGCAGCACGGCATCATCGGCACCAGCCAGTCCTGCATTGCCACCCACCCGAGCGACATGGCGGTTGCCATGCGGGTATTGGACGCCGCGGTCGAAACCGTGCGGCCCGACGGGCGCACGCGCGTCATCCCGATTGCCGACTTTCACCGGCTGCCGGGCAACACGCCGCACATCGAGACCAATCTCGAACCGGGTGAGTTGATCACCGCCGTGACGCTGCCACGCCCTGTTGGCGGCGCCCATATCTACCGCAAGGTGCGCGACCGTGCCTCGTATGCCTTTGCGCTCGTCTCCGTGGCCGCCATCGTGCAGCGCGACGGATCGGGCAAGGTCGCACTGGGCGGCGTGGCGCACAAACCCTGGCGCGTGGAAGCCGCGGAGGCCGCGATGCCGCAAGGCGCGCGGGCGCTGACGCTTGGCTTGATGGCCGGCGCGCAAGTCACCCCTGACAACGCATTCAAACTGCCACTGGTGGAGCGAACCATCGCCGCCGCGCTGGCCCAGGCGAGGAGCGCATCGTGA
- the paoA gene encoding aldehyde dehydrogenase iron-sulfur subunit PaoA — protein sequence MESPTDALTISRRGILIASAASAAVTTMPSDASAAPSSPLAAPGSVPQARVTIEVNGTAHTLELDTRTTLLDALREHLHLTGTKKGCDHGQCGACTVLLDGQRINSCLTLAVMHEGSKVTTVEGLGTLQRMHPMQAAFVKHDGYQCGYCTPGQICSAVGALDEIRRGIPSHVSADITARPLLSPDELRERMSGNICRCGAYSNIVEAITEAAGVQA from the coding sequence ATGGAAAGTCCCACCGATGCACTCACCATCTCACGGCGGGGTATTCTGATCGCCAGTGCCGCCTCAGCGGCGGTGACCACCATGCCATCAGACGCCTCCGCCGCCCCTTCTTCACCGCTCGCCGCACCCGGCTCCGTACCGCAAGCCCGCGTAACGATTGAAGTCAACGGCACGGCGCACACGCTGGAGCTGGACACGCGCACGACGCTGCTCGATGCCTTGCGTGAGCACCTGCACCTGACGGGCACCAAGAAGGGTTGCGACCACGGCCAGTGCGGCGCCTGCACGGTGTTGCTTGATGGGCAACGGATCAACTCCTGCCTCACGCTGGCCGTGATGCACGAAGGCAGCAAGGTCACCACCGTCGAAGGCCTGGGGACGCTGCAGCGCATGCACCCGATGCAGGCAGCTTTTGTCAAACACGACGGCTACCAGTGCGGCTACTGCACGCCGGGGCAAATCTGCTCGGCCGTCGGCGCGCTCGATGAAATCCGCCGGGGTATCCCGAGCCATGTCAGCGCCGACATCACCGCGCGCCCGCTGCTCTCGCCCGACGAACTTCGCGAGCGCATGAGCGGCAACATCTGCCGCTGCGGCGCCTACTCCAACATCGTGGAAGCGATCACCGAAGCCGCGGGGGTGCAGGCATGA
- a CDS encoding VOC family protein — translation MTTATTPQATMPPFHLAFPVHDLAAARKFYGELLGCSEGRSSPEWVDFNFYGHQIVAHLAPDECGHKETSAVDGHNVPVRHFGAILSLEQWDTLAARLKAGGTKFVIEPYVRFKGEPGEQATMFFLDPSGNAIEFKAFASLDNLFAK, via the coding sequence ATGACCACGGCCACCACCCCCCAAGCCACCATGCCCCCTTTCCACCTCGCCTTCCCGGTGCACGACCTGGCTGCAGCGCGCAAGTTTTATGGTGAGTTGCTCGGGTGTTCGGAAGGACGCAGCTCACCGGAGTGGGTGGACTTCAACTTCTACGGCCACCAGATCGTCGCCCACCTGGCGCCGGACGAATGCGGCCACAAAGAGACCAGCGCGGTTGACGGGCACAACGTGCCGGTGCGCCACTTCGGCGCCATTCTGTCGCTGGAGCAATGGGACACGCTGGCCGCGCGGCTGAAAGCGGGCGGGACCAAGTTTGTGATCGAGCCCTATGTGCGCTTCAAGGGCGAGCCCGGCGAGCAGGCGACGATGTTCTTTCTGGATCCCTCGGGCAACGCGATCGAGTTCAAGGCTTTTGCGTCGCTGGACAACCTCTTTGCCAAGTAA
- a CDS encoding LysR substrate-binding domain-containing protein has product MITELKTFIAVVRDGSFSAAGERIGLTQSAVSSQIKRLEESLGFELFDRTRRAAVLNAHGSQTLARAEEIVALYDKLGEPPAGVDVAGTLRIGAIASAQSALLPKALAAMRRKHPKLRLNIVPGVSMRLMDQLDAGEIDAAIMIRPPFGILPEMAWQALVSEPFMLLVPESVKGRDWRKILASHPFLRYERTSFGGRLVSRFLRDANITVQEAVELDEIAGLMNMVSEGLGVALVPMVEAYLPMPPSVRAISLGEETFYREIGVLHRGKRQALPVVGELAQCLRDAVAVSR; this is encoded by the coding sequence TTGATCACCGAACTGAAAACCTTTATTGCCGTGGTGAGAGACGGGAGCTTCTCCGCCGCGGGCGAACGCATAGGCCTCACCCAATCGGCCGTCAGCAGCCAGATCAAACGGCTCGAAGAGTCCCTGGGCTTTGAACTGTTTGACCGCACCCGCCGCGCCGCAGTGCTCAATGCCCACGGCAGCCAGACGCTGGCGCGCGCCGAAGAAATCGTCGCCCTCTACGACAAGCTGGGCGAGCCGCCCGCAGGCGTTGACGTCGCCGGCACGCTGCGTATAGGCGCCATCGCCTCCGCGCAATCGGCCCTGCTGCCCAAAGCCCTGGCCGCCATGCGCCGCAAACACCCCAAGCTGCGCCTGAACATCGTCCCCGGCGTTTCCATGCGATTGATGGACCAACTTGACGCAGGCGAGATCGACGCCGCCATCATGATCCGCCCACCCTTCGGCATCCTGCCCGAGATGGCTTGGCAAGCCCTCGTCTCAGAACCCTTCATGCTGCTGGTGCCCGAAAGCGTCAAAGGCCGCGACTGGCGCAAGATCCTGGCCTCGCATCCCTTCCTCAGGTACGAACGCACCTCCTTCGGCGGCCGTCTGGTGTCACGCTTCCTGCGCGACGCCAACATCACCGTGCAGGAAGCCGTCGAGCTCGACGAGATCGCCGGCCTGATGAACATGGTGTCGGAAGGCCTGGGCGTAGCGCTGGTGCCCATGGTCGAGGCCTACCTGCCGATGCCGCCCTCGGTGCGGGCGATTTCGTTGGGGGAGGAGACGTTCTATCGGGAGATTGGGGTGCTGCATCGGGGGAAGAGGCAGGCGTTGCCGGTGGTCGGGGAGTTGGCGCAGTGTTTGCGGGACGCGGTGGCTGTAAGCCGGTAG
- a CDS encoding DoxX family protein: MAFAQNAQLTSRALSVLRIVSAYLLIQHGTAKLFGFPHVAYFDNLQVVSLVGFAGILEVVGGLLLLIGLFTRPVAFVLSGLLAFAYFIGHASKGFVAAPMLNGGESAVLFCFVFLFFAAAGGGAWSVDALRSRK, encoded by the coding sequence ATGGCTTTTGCCCAAAACGCTCAACTGACTTCACGCGCCTTGTCGGTGCTTCGCATTGTTTCTGCTTATTTGTTGATTCAGCATGGCACGGCCAAGCTGTTTGGGTTTCCTCATGTGGCGTATTTCGACAACCTGCAGGTGGTGTCGCTGGTTGGGTTTGCCGGGATTCTTGAAGTGGTTGGCGGTTTGCTGCTGTTGATCGGTTTGTTCACGCGCCCTGTGGCGTTTGTGTTGTCGGGCTTGTTGGCGTTTGCCTATTTCATCGGCCATGCGTCCAAGGGCTTTGTGGCGGCCCCTATGCTGAACGGCGGCGAGTCGGCTGTGTTGTTCTGCTTTGTGTTTTTGTTCTTTGCCGCAGCGGGCGGCGGTGCGTGGAGTGTGGACGCGCTTCGTTCGCGCAAGTAA
- the sigJ gene encoding RNA polymerase sigma factor SigJ: MTSINPTAVFEERRRHLFGLAYRILGSRADAEDAVQDVFIKWLAADHASIATPAAWLTAICTRHCIDMLRDAQRSRVDYVGTWLPEPIHTQTEDTPETHALLASSLSMAFLLLLERLTPKERAAYLLHEIFETPYAEVAEMLDMEEAACRKLVSRASTNIAQGKVRHVTAPKVQDDLLIAFREAITAGSTEALASLLSDDIAVCADSGGKVASFEGVVRGLGSVLTLISTQLARYWAAYEWVPCEINGGRAIQLRTSTGEIAAAITFAYNDEGKATNIYVMRNPDKLDGLAFGPEALA, encoded by the coding sequence ATGACAAGCATCAACCCCACCGCCGTGTTTGAAGAAAGGCGCAGGCACCTGTTCGGCTTGGCCTACCGCATCCTCGGCTCGCGGGCCGATGCCGAAGACGCCGTGCAGGACGTCTTCATCAAATGGCTGGCCGCCGACCACGCCAGCATCGCCACACCCGCTGCCTGGCTCACCGCCATCTGCACGCGGCATTGCATCGACATGCTGCGCGACGCCCAGCGCAGCCGGGTCGACTATGTCGGCACCTGGCTGCCCGAACCCATCCACACGCAGACGGAAGACACGCCCGAAACGCATGCGCTGCTGGCCTCGTCGCTGAGCATGGCGTTTTTGCTGCTGCTCGAACGCCTCACGCCCAAAGAGCGCGCGGCTTACTTGCTGCACGAGATTTTTGAAACGCCGTACGCCGAAGTGGCCGAAATGCTGGACATGGAAGAAGCCGCCTGCCGCAAGCTGGTGTCACGCGCCAGCACCAACATCGCCCAGGGCAAGGTGCGGCACGTGACGGCGCCCAAGGTGCAGGACGACCTGCTCATCGCCTTTCGCGAAGCCATCACCGCCGGCAGCACCGAGGCGCTGGCGAGTTTGCTCTCAGACGACATCGCCGTGTGCGCCGACAGCGGCGGCAAGGTCGCATCTTTCGAAGGCGTGGTGCGGGGCTTGGGCAGCGTGCTCACCCTCATCTCCACGCAACTGGCACGCTACTGGGCCGCTTACGAATGGGTGCCCTGCGAGATCAACGGCGGCCGTGCCATCCAGCTGCGCACCAGCACCGGCGAGATCGCCGCCGCCATCACTTTTGCCTACAACGACGAAGGTAAGGCCACCAACATCTACGTCATGCGCAACCCCGACAAGCTCGACGGGCTGGCCTTCGGGCCTGAGGCACTGGCGTGA
- a CDS encoding carboxymuconolactone decarboxylase family protein: MSTATATSATSANTAPVRIDLAIPEVLPTLLKVSETIAAQGLDKKLQHLVHLRASQINGCAFCVKMHLREAREDGETQDRLDRLVVWAHVNDFSEAEKAALAWTEALTTLDHKTDYASLRGRLRASFTDKEIGTLTANIGMINLWNRIQVSAH; encoded by the coding sequence ATGAGCACCGCTACTGCCACCTCTGCCACCTCTGCCAACACCGCCCCCGTCCGCATCGACCTGGCCATTCCTGAAGTCCTCCCCACCCTGCTCAAGGTCAGTGAAACCATCGCCGCCCAGGGCCTGGACAAAAAGCTCCAGCACCTGGTGCACCTGCGTGCCTCGCAGATCAACGGCTGCGCCTTCTGCGTGAAGATGCACCTGCGCGAAGCCCGTGAAGACGGCGAAACGCAAGACAGGCTGGACCGCCTCGTCGTCTGGGCCCACGTCAACGACTTCAGCGAAGCCGAGAAAGCCGCACTGGCCTGGACGGAAGCCCTGACCACACTCGACCACAAGACCGACTACGCCAGCCTGCGCGGCCGCCTGCGTGCCTCATTCACCGACAAGGAAATCGGTACGCTGACCGCTAACATCGGCATGATCAACCTCTGGAACCGCATCCAGGTCTCGGCACACTGA
- a CDS encoding isocitrate lyase/phosphoenolpyruvate mutase family protein yields MQTQHHQQFAQLHQAPNAILLLPNAWDAASAKIFEASGARAVATSSASLAWACGYADGGALPPDELLDAVARITRVLRVPLTVDMEDGYSDSPAEVGRLAAELVAVGAAGINLEDGSGAPDLLADKIKAIRSALKGAPLFINARTDVYLRKLKVEGTPAQASVERLKLYQQAGADGAFVPGLTALPEVTEITAAISLPLNVMAMPGLPPIGALQAAGARRVSVGPAPFQVAYEHARTSVEALLKQDLAPLLGDKLDYSAMNTLLSSPR; encoded by the coding sequence ATGCAAACCCAACACCACCAACAGTTCGCCCAACTCCACCAGGCGCCGAACGCCATCCTGCTGCTGCCCAATGCCTGGGACGCGGCCAGCGCCAAAATTTTTGAGGCCTCCGGCGCCAGGGCCGTGGCCACCAGCAGTGCGTCGCTCGCCTGGGCCTGCGGTTATGCCGACGGCGGCGCCTTGCCGCCCGACGAGCTGCTGGACGCCGTCGCCCGCATCACCCGCGTCCTGCGCGTGCCGCTGACGGTCGACATGGAAGACGGCTACAGCGACAGCCCCGCCGAGGTGGGCCGCCTGGCCGCCGAGCTGGTCGCCGTGGGTGCGGCAGGTATCAACCTCGAAGACGGCAGCGGCGCCCCGGACTTGCTGGCCGACAAGATCAAGGCGATACGCAGCGCCCTCAAAGGCGCGCCGCTGTTTATCAATGCCCGCACCGACGTCTACCTGCGCAAGCTCAAGGTCGAGGGCACACCGGCCCAGGCCAGTGTCGAACGGCTGAAGCTCTACCAGCAAGCCGGTGCCGACGGCGCCTTTGTGCCCGGCCTCACGGCCCTGCCCGAGGTGACGGAAATCACCGCCGCCATCAGCCTGCCGCTGAACGTGATGGCCATGCCCGGGTTGCCTCCCATCGGCGCGCTGCAGGCTGCTGGTGCGCGCCGGGTCAGCGTCGGGCCGGCGCCCTTCCAGGTGGCGTATGAGCACGCCCGCACCAGCGTCGAGGCTTTGCTCAAACAGGACCTGGCGCCGCTGCTGGGGGACAAGCTGGACTACTCCGCGATGAACACCTTGCTGAGCTCACCACGCTGA
- a CDS encoding fumarylacetoacetate hydrolase family protein: protein MNKNLSLAAALPVDAANALLVGRVWVEGTGPVLALVRPEGVFDLSAVAPTASQLLELPGVAKAVRAALPSLPRLAGTAEVLANSAADAQDTKLPWLLAPCDLQALKASGVTFVESMLERVIEEQAGGDASKAEDARKAVVAVIGENLGKIKPGSPEAAKLKDVLIAQGMWSQYLEVGIGPDAEIFTKSQPMSAVGTGAEVGIHPGSDWNNPEPEIVLAVNSRGETVGAALGNDVNLRDFEGRSALLLGKAKDNNASCAIGPFIRLLDEHFTIDDVRKSDLSITVTGPEGFEMKGGSSLSKISRDPLDLVAQAIGDNHQYPDGFMLFLGTMFAPTQDRHGPGQGFTHVVGDIVTVATPQLGSLVNRVTTSDKAAPWTFGISALMKSLAKRGLL, encoded by the coding sequence ATGAATAAAAACCTCAGCCTTGCCGCCGCCCTGCCTGTTGATGCCGCCAACGCCTTGCTGGTCGGCCGTGTGTGGGTGGAAGGCACCGGCCCCGTGCTGGCGCTGGTGCGCCCCGAGGGCGTGTTTGACCTGTCCGCCGTGGCGCCCACTGCCAGCCAGTTGCTGGAATTGCCCGGTGTGGCCAAGGCCGTTCGTGCCGCCTTGCCTTCGTTGCCGCGCCTGGCTGGCACGGCCGAGGTGCTGGCCAATTCTGCGGCGGATGCGCAAGACACCAAGCTGCCCTGGCTGCTCGCGCCGTGCGACCTGCAGGCGCTGAAAGCTTCTGGCGTGACCTTTGTCGAATCGATGCTGGAGCGTGTGATCGAAGAGCAGGCGGGCGGCGATGCCAGCAAGGCTGAAGACGCGCGCAAGGCCGTGGTCGCGGTGATCGGCGAGAACCTGGGCAAGATCAAGCCGGGCTCACCCGAAGCCGCCAAACTGAAAGACGTGCTGATCGCGCAGGGCATGTGGTCGCAGTACCTGGAAGTGGGCATCGGCCCCGACGCCGAAATTTTTACCAAGAGTCAGCCCATGAGCGCGGTCGGCACCGGCGCCGAAGTGGGCATACACCCGGGCAGCGACTGGAACAACCCCGAGCCGGAGATCGTGCTGGCCGTGAACTCGCGCGGCGAGACGGTGGGCGCCGCACTGGGCAACGACGTCAACCTGCGCGACTTTGAAGGCCGCAGCGCACTGCTGCTGGGCAAGGCCAAGGACAACAACGCTTCCTGCGCCATCGGCCCTTTCATCCGCCTGCTGGATGAGCACTTCACCATCGACGATGTGCGCAAGAGCGACCTGAGCATCACCGTGACCGGCCCCGAGGGTTTTGAGATGAAGGGTGGAAGCTCCCTCAGCAAGATCAGCCGCGACCCGCTGGACCTGGTGGCCCAGGCCATTGGCGACAACCACCAGTACCCCGACGGCTTCATGCTGTTCCTCGGCACCATGTTTGCGCCCACACAAGACCGCCACGGCCCCGGCCAGGGCTTTACCCATGTGGTGGGCGACATCGTAACGGTGGCCACGCCGCAACTGGGCAGCCTGGTGAACCGCGTCACCACCTCCGACAAGGCCGCGCCGTGGACCTTCGGCATTTCGGCGCTGATGAAAAGCCTGGCCAAGCGCGGCCTTCTTTAA
- the queC gene encoding 7-cyano-7-deazaguanine synthase QueC gives MHTSALVLFSGGQDSTTCLAQALSKYERVETVAFDYGQRHKVELDARLNVLREIKAQFPQWAHKIGEDHLLDLAVLGQVSDTSLTRDVAFKMESSGLPNTFVPGRNLLFLTLAAALAYRRDLQVLVTGVCETDFSGYPDCRDDTMKAMQLALSLGMDKRFLIETPLMWIDKADTWRLAHEVGEKSGVPHGGEALVNLIVEHTHTCYLGDRVHRHAWGYGCGTCPACELRARGYAGYADGLSKP, from the coding sequence ATGCACACTTCCGCTCTCGTTTTATTCTCCGGCGGCCAGGATTCGACCACCTGCCTGGCGCAGGCGCTGTCCAAATACGAACGCGTCGAAACCGTCGCCTTTGACTACGGCCAGCGCCACAAGGTCGAGCTGGATGCACGCCTGAATGTGCTGCGCGAAATCAAGGCGCAGTTTCCGCAGTGGGCGCACAAGATCGGCGAAGACCATTTGCTCGACCTGGCGGTGCTGGGCCAGGTCAGCGACACCTCGCTCACGCGCGACGTGGCCTTCAAGATGGAAAGCTCAGGCCTGCCCAATACCTTTGTGCCTGGGCGCAACCTGCTCTTCCTCACGCTGGCCGCCGCGCTGGCGTACCGGCGTGATTTGCAGGTGCTGGTGACCGGCGTATGTGAAACCGATTTTTCGGGCTACCCCGATTGCCGCGACGACACCATGAAGGCCATGCAACTGGCGCTGTCGCTGGGCATGGACAAGCGCTTTTTGATTGAAACCCCGCTGATGTGGATAGACAAGGCCGACACCTGGCGGCTGGCGCATGAGGTCGGTGAAAAATCAGGCGTTCCCCATGGCGGCGAGGCGCTGGTGAACCTGATCGTGGAGCACACGCATACCTGCTACCTGGGTGACCGGGTGCACCGGCATGCCTGGGGCTATGGGTGTGGGACGTGCCCGGCTTGCGAGCTGCGCGCGCGCGGGTATGCAGGCTATGCAGACGGGCTGTCGAAACCATAA
- a CDS encoding antibiotic biosynthesis monooxygenase yields MIAATPPAPYYAVIFTSLRTEGDNGYGEMADRMVELAAKQPGFLGVESAREGVGITVSYWQDLASIKAWKMNAEHLVAQQTGRSDWYTQYKTRIAKVERDYGFDSPSA; encoded by the coding sequence GTGATTGCAGCCACACCCCCAGCCCCGTATTACGCGGTTATCTTCACCTCATTGCGCACCGAAGGCGACAACGGTTACGGCGAGATGGCCGACCGCATGGTCGAGCTTGCCGCAAAACAGCCGGGTTTTCTGGGAGTCGAATCAGCCCGCGAGGGCGTGGGTATTACCGTGAGCTACTGGCAAGATCTGGCGTCCATCAAGGCCTGGAAGATGAATGCAGAGCATCTGGTGGCACAGCAAACCGGGCGCAGCGACTGGTACACGCAGTACAAAACCAGAATCGCGAAGGTCGAGCGCGATTATGGTTTCGACAGCCCGTCTGCATAG